A genome region from Rhinopithecus roxellana isolate Shanxi Qingling chromosome 10, ASM756505v1, whole genome shotgun sequence includes the following:
- the SPX gene encoding spexin yields MKVLRSLAATILALFLVFFFLGNSSCAPQRPLERRNWTPQAMLYLKGAQGRRFISDQSRRKDLSDRPLPEKRSPNPRLLPIPEAATILLASLQKSPEDEEKNFDQTRFLEDSLLNW; encoded by the exons GTACTCAGAAGTCTGGCAGCAACAATCTTGGCTCTTTTCCTAGTGTTTTTTTTCCTGGGAAACTCCAGCTGCGCTCCGCAG AGACCGTTGGAGAGAAGGAACTGGACTCCTCAAGCTATGCTCTACCTGAAAGGGGCAC AGGGTCGCCGCTTCATCTCCGACCAGAGCCGGAGGAAGGACCTCTCCGATCGGCCACTGCCGG AAAAACGAAGCCCAAATCCCCGACTACTACCTATTCCAGAGGCAGCAACCATCTTACTGGCGTCCCTTCAGAAATCACCAGAAG atgaagaaaaaaactttgaTCAGACCAGATTCCTGGAAGATAGTCTGCTTAACTGGTGA